DNA sequence from the Candidatus Kaistella beijingensis genome:
AAATTTTCGCCTGCGCCGTTTAATCCCAAAACTATATTGTTGAAATAATTGAGATTGGGGAATATTAAATTTTCAGGGTCAGAAGTTGCCGCATCGACCATGATTTTTTCTCCACCGTCGGATTCTACAATATTTACGAACGTCTGCATTTTGGAATAAGTTGGGAAATTTAATATGATCTGCCCATTACTTCGTAAACTGTTCACCGCCATTTCAGAATAAATACCCTTTTTCTTTAAAACTTCATTGAGAAGGATATTGAAATCTGCAGCGTTTCCTTTTTTAGTTCTTAAGAATTCGCTTTGCAAATTTTTGGTAGTTACCGCCCAGTAACGATTCCAAGTGAAATTTTTTCGCAGGTAAATAATAGTATTTTTGAGCGTTTCAAATTTTGTGGTTCCCGTTTTAATATCATTAGCAATATCTTGATAATTTGCACCTTTTAGGCTTTTAGCGATCTCTTCCGCAATTAATTTTTTAAAACCATCCCAAGTATTTTCCGCATAAAAAGTTCCGTGGAAGTTACGTTCTGCTGTGAATTGGAATGAGAGCTTTTCTCTGTAATCTTCCTTATTATAAACATTTTTGAATATTTTGTCACTGGGAATATTTGAAAGTTCCCACTCACGATTATTCTTTTTTCCGCTGTATTTTTTAGTCAGTTCTGCGCCATTAAGAATAACTTTGTACTCAAAATCAGTGGCCAAAGTAAGATTCAATTTTGATGATAGAGTGGGAATATTATTTTGAAACCTCCAAGGTGTAGCAAACAAATCATGCGGACGCATAATCAGAACTTTGTACTCAATGACTGAACCCACCTTAACATTTGGAAACGCAACTGCAATTTCTGTTAAACCATTGTTTTGGGAGACGATGATGTCTTTTTTTTCCACGGGAGTAATCACTGTTTTTCCGTCCACTACATTGATGGTTTGCGCTTCCTTCAGCACTACCTTATCAAATTTTTTTTCCGGTCGGAAACTCCATTTCCTTTGCGCATAATCCAGTCCGGAAGTGGTAAGAATTTTTGTTCTTCCATATTCCATTAGTTCGTATCCTGTGTTGGTAATTTTTAGGTCGCCAAATTCGGCAAGTTTTACAGCATCTGAACCTGGTTCATAAGAAACCTCCGTTAAACTAATCTCTTCCTGAGACAACTTCCCAAGTTTAAATTGCTGTGAATGCGCCCAAGTAGAAAAAAGAAAAACGGCGAATAGTGGGAAAAACTTCATCTCAGTAAATAATTTAGACTCAAATTTAATAAATAAAAACAGTGCTGAATAAAAATATTCATCGGGTAGCTACAATTTTTACTCGTTCATTTTTTGTAATTTTGCACATCGTAATTTTTATCTTTTTAAAGATAGTAATTTAATCATTGAAGCAATAAACAGTAACCATATGTTACCA
Encoded proteins:
- a CDS encoding DUF3857 domain-containing protein, with protein sequence MKFFPLFAVFLFSTWAHSQQFKLGKLSQEEISLTEVSYEPGSDAVKLAEFGDLKITNTGYELMEYGRTKILTTSGLDYAQRKWSFRPEKKFDKVVLKEAQTINVVDGKTVITPVEKKDIIVSQNNGLTEIAVAFPNVKVGSVIEYKVLIMRPHDLFATPWRFQNNIPTLSSKLNLTLATDFEYKVILNGAELTKKYSGKKNNREWELSNIPSDKIFKNVYNKEDYREKLSFQFTAERNFHGTFYAENTWDGFKKLIAEEIAKSLKGANYQDIANDIKTGTTKFETLKNTIIYLRKNFTWNRYWAVTTKNLQSEFLRTKKGNAADFNILLNEVLKKKGIYSEMAVNSLRSNGQIILNFPTYSKMQTFVNIVESDGGEKIMVDAATSDPENLIFPNLNYFNNIVLGLNGAGENFLSVTPKISEFVSVQKLKINEKNNELTIEDRAKGYFVSEDVKRENFYVFSGAKNETPQNYTEKDWNMQKQFVNFENTSTYYLVESPLTKTMRELEVSKNRNFPIALNFPFLITVELKTKLPATYQLQSENFNRKITSFNGNLQYIQNIERVGEEDFFTWSLLVNKVYFNTNEIAEYMEFIDLVNASLEKAAVIKKIK